A single Drosophila miranda strain MSH22 chromosome XR, D.miranda_PacBio2.1, whole genome shotgun sequence DNA region contains:
- the LOC108153209 gene encoding uncharacterized protein LOC108153209, which translates to MDKIKSKVIGVLRERDGGTNVNRSGGGVGIGISNGNANGGSGVGSHQVGVGVAAAIGVTQDNGNGNGNEGNAPGPERSDGHANSSALAPGTTGVGGAARTSVLSRPQTSKISALDLAGILNTRRRLEWTKEWLRKNQAEFLSKENLLNELQSRKDECYHLNYFLAITESQFRYLVQKLEPIISQYAPQRKKKSFSAEERLAITLKYLATGEVHSCRNYCFRASKFVINEMIANICLGFYEHLKDQYVTLPKTDEQWRNAATDMERKHSLPQCVGNLFMRSIQLQSNVASSTTNGDDRKRATVIFTGIVDADNNFQYAKVERAANSRPNDIYNQTTAVELIEHKMHALEAQSKHRNGYYFVGDSVLPATSYLVTTRNWPRDRAVLDALEQVNAHADQTMRILCNMFPILAQPLRVSDKHIREVVLGCVALYNFLRKSDDSFRRNSDSIVQQKRGAEQQQLAYADSEEIDDDCIMLATEEELRERAEFTPSVGLTTCFQTLCAQRGETAEGLAKREWLLQLPLSSGEQNGTANENENENENGNVSGSAANTNGSGSENGSLY; encoded by the exons ATGGacaaaatcaaatcaaaggTTATTGGCGTGCTGCGCGAACGCGACGGAGGCACGAATGTCAATCGAAGCGGCGGCGGTGTCGGCATCGGCATCTCCAATGGCAACGCCAATGGCGGCAGCGGCGTTGGCAGTCATCaggtgggcgtgggcgtggccgCTGCAATTGGGGTCACGCAggacaatggcaatggcaatggcaacgaAGGCAACGCCCCTGGACCAGAGCGAAGCGATGGACATGCGAACAGCAGTGCACTGGCACCTGGCACCACCGGAGTGGGTGGGGCGGCACGCACATCGGTGCTGTCGCGACCCCAGACATCGAAAATCAGCGCTCTCGACCTGGCCGGCATATTGAACACTCGGCGGCGCTTAGAGTGGACCAAGGAGTGGCTGCGCAAGAACCAGGCCGAGTTCCTAAGCAAGGAGAATCTGCTGAACGAGCTGCAGTCGCGCAAGGACGAGTGCTATCACTTGAATTACTTCCTCGCCATAACCGAGAGCCAATTCCGCTACCTAGTGCAGAAGCTGGAGCCGATCATCAGTCAGTATGCGCCACAGCGGAAGAAGAAATCGTTCAGCGCCGAGGAGCGTCTGGCCATAACGCTCAAGTATTTGGCAACGG GTGAAGTGCATTCTTGTCGAAACTACTGCTTCCGTGCCTCGAAATTTGTGATAAACGAAATGATTGCCAATATCTGTCTGGGCTTCTACGAGCACCTCAAGGACCAATACGTGACACTACCAAAGACTGATGAGCAGTGGCGCAATGCGGCCACGGACATGGAGCGCAAGCACAGCCTACCCCAGTGCGTGGGTAACCTCTTCATGCGCAGCATTCAGCTGCAGAGCAATGTGGCCAGCAGTACCACTAATGGTGACGACCGCAAGCGGGCCACCGTCATCTTCACGGGCATCGTGGATGCCGACAACAATTTCCAGTATGCGAAGGTGGAGCGAGCGGCAAACAGTCGCCCCAACGATATATACAACCAGACCACTGCCGTGGAGCTGATCGAGCACAAGATGCACGCCCTGGAGGCGCAGTCAAAGCATCGTAATGGCTACTACTTTGTCGGGGACTCGGTGCTGCCAGCCACCTCATACTTGGTCACCACACGGAACTGGCCAAGGGACCGGGCAGTGCTCGACGCTCTCGAGCAGGTCAATGCTCACGCGGACCAGACCATGCGGATTCTCTGCAACATGTTCCCCATTTTGGCGCAGCCTCTGCGCGTTAGCGACAAGCATATCCGCGAAGTGGTTCTCGGGTGCGTGGCGCTGTACAATTTCCTGCGCAAGTCGGACGACTCTTTCCGCCgcaacagcgacagcatcGTGCAGCAGAAGCGCGGcgcggagcagcagcagctggcgtATGCGGACAGCGAGGAGATCGACGATGACTGCATCATGCTGGCCACCGAGGAGGAGTTGCGTGAGCGGGCCGAGTTCACGCCCAGCGTTGGCCTGACCACCTGTTTCCAGACCCTGTGCGCGCAGCGTGGCGAGACGGCCGAGGGCCTGGCCAAGCGGGAATGGCTGCTACAGCTGCCACTGTCCAGTGGCGAACAAAACGGGACTGCGAATGAGAACGAGAATGAGAATGAGAATGGGAACGTGAGCGGGAGTGCTGCCAATACCAACGGAAGCGGCAGCGAGAACGGGAGTTTATATTAG
- the LOC108165281 gene encoding peptidoglycan-recognition protein SD, whose amino-acid sequence MSAGAEAGAAAGADANAGRSKTSMCLPGQHDDDDHDDDELAVTHILVGGKKLSPKGHAVYQRPIRAALGPDHSQLINRHGARMIATWFVLLAVALTAVAADVPVVTRAEWNARPASGDIDSMETPLARAVIAHTGGGGCSDDQGCANLMRNLQQYQMTRQRFSDIGYHYLIGGNGRVYEGRSPSLRGAFAGANNEGSLGIAFMGNFDEQPPSDAALEAGKSLLEQAVGQGQLAEGYQLLGHRQVSATKSPGDALYTLVQQWPHWSEI is encoded by the exons ATGTCAGCAGGAGCCGAAGCTGGAGCTGCCGCAGGAGCTGATGCCAATGCAGGACGCTCGAAAACGTCGATGTGCCTGCCAGGGCAGCATGATGATGACgatcatgatgatgatgagctTGCTGTTACGCACATC CTTGTCGGGGGGAAAAAGCTATCGCCCAAGGGCCACGCGGTTTATCAGCGACCAATAAGAGCGGCTCTAGGCCCAGATCACTCCCAGTTGATCAACAGACACGGTGCCAGAATGATCGCAACGTGGTTCGTGCTGCTTGCTGTGGCGCTCACAGCCGTCGCTGCCGATGTCCCGGTGGTGACGAGAGCCGAATGGAATGCTCGGCCAGCTAGTGGGGATATTGACAGCATGGAGACACCTCTGGCCCGAGCCGTGATCGCCCACACGGGCGGAGGCGGCTGCAGTGACGATCAGGGCTGTGCGAACCTGATGCGCAATCTGCAGCAGTACCAGATGACGAGGCAGAGGTTCTCCGACATAGGCTACCACTATTTGATCGGCGGCAATGGACGCGTCTACGAGGGTCGAAGCCCCAGTCTGCGGGGAGCATTTGCCGGTGCCAACAATGAGGGTTCCTTGGGCATCGCGTTCATGGGCAACTTCGACGAGCAGCCGCCAAGCGACGCGGCCCTGGAGGCTGGAAAGTCTCTTCTAGAGCAGGCTGTTGGGCAGGGCCAGCTGGCGGAGGGCTATCAGCTGCTGGGGCACCGCCAGGTTAGCGCCACAAAGAGTCCCGGGGATGCATTGTACACCCTGGTGCAGCAGTGGCCCCACTGGAGCGAGATCTGA